In a genomic window of Acropora muricata isolate sample 2 chromosome 2, ASM3666990v1, whole genome shotgun sequence:
- the LOC136897003 gene encoding dynein axonemal assembly factor 11-like: MVRITEDLLRRRAEHNNCEIFSLEEISLHQQELERIELLDKLCRDLKILYLQSNLIPKIENVSRLKKLEYLNLALNNITKIENLEGCESLQKLDLTVNFVGELTSVESLRRNYHFKELYLTGNPCTEYEGYREYVIATLDSLQWLDGKEIDKSERILAKQDYDRIRNKIIIQQMEYEKKRENEREDAEKRKSQNEKQGGEEMENVDSNEEEKRYWQQKTDYTPESRIELHQHIEEKRQQREKKDDERLGRNKPARETRFFTDDGRVLNINQGKWDFQFCDDEENNRFVLDLPCFKYLDTSLIDLDVQPLYCRVIVKGKVFQLALSEEVNPDSSSAKRSQTTGHLIVEMPKVKQVVKPLKNLPTKQNTSSHNKTKEKEETHISNPQKDNRVLHHERLEVKPNMSSNMDFSKIVNDNNTASRQGTMQKETIIQSDNSVFVDDPDVPPLI, translated from the exons ATGGTTCGAA TAACCGAGGATCTTCTTCGCAGACGAGCTGAGCATAATAACTGTGAGATTTTTTCCCTAGAGGAAATCTCACTTcatcaacaagaacttgaaag GATTGAACTTCTGGACAAACTCTGTAGAGATCTAAAAATTCTCTATTTGCAAAGCAATTTGATCCCAAAGATAG AGAATGTGAGTAGACTGAAAAAACTGGAATATCTAAATTTAGCTCTCAATAATATTACAAAGATTGAAAATCTGGAAG GCTGTGAGTCATTGCAAAAGCTGGATCTTACAGTTAACTTCGTTGGAGAGCTCACAAGTGTTGAATCCCTCAGACGGAACTATCATTTTAAAGAGTT ATATCTGACAGGAAACCCCTGCACTGAGTATGAAGGATATAGAGAATATGTTATTGCCACTTTGGATAGTTTACAGTGGCTGGATGGAAAAGAGATTGACAAATCAGAGAGGATTTTAGCAAAACAA GACTATGATAGGATAAGAAACAAGATAATTATTCAACAAATGGAGTATGAAAAGAAAAGG gaaaatgaaagagagGATGCTGAGAAGAGAAAGTCACAAAATGAAAAGCAAGGAGGAGAGGAAATGGAAAATGTTGACAGTAATGAAGAAGAgaaaag ATACTGGCAACAAAAAACAGATTACACCCCAGAGTCAAGAATTGAGCTTCACCAACATATTGAAGAAAAACGCCAGCAAAGGGAGAAGAAGGATGATGA GAGACTTGGTAGAAACAAGCCAGCAAGAGAGACAAGGTTTTTCACAGATGATGGCCGTGTTCTGAATATAAACCAAGGAAA ATGGGATTTTCAATTTTGTGATGATGAGGAAAACAATAGATTTGTCCTGGATTTACCATGCTTCAA ATATCTGGACACATCTCTCATTGATTTGGATGTCCAACCACTTTACTGTAGAGTGATAGTTAAAGGCAAG GTGTTTCAGCTAGCTCTGTCTGAAGAAGTTAATCCTGATTCTAGTTCTGCAAAAAGATCTCAAACAACAGGTCATCTTATTGTGGAAATGCCCAAG gtaAAGCAAGTTGTCAAACCATTGAAGAATCTTCCCACAAAGCAGAATACAAGTTCACATAACAAAACAAAGGAGAAGGAGGAAACCCATATTTCCAATCCACAGAAAGATAACAG AGTATTGCATCATGAAAGACTGGAAGTTAAGCCTAACATGAGCAGCAATATGGATTTcagtaaaattgtaaatgatAATAACACTGCAAGTAGACAAGGAACAATGCAGAAAGAAACAATAATCCAAAGTGACAATAGCGTTTTTGTGGATGATCCAGATGTCCCACCACTTATTTGA
- the LOC136896996 gene encoding serine/threonine-protein phosphatase 2A 56 kDa regulatory subunit epsilon isoform-like yields MDSVEPKRPGINPAPATSHPDPFNRKSVRKPQKPHQKKQQGSSRFRSKPSFEIQPLGLLKDVSPGEQQELFIKKLQQCCVVFDFMDPVSDLKGKEIKRACLNELVDYIASGRGVLTEAVYPKIIEMVDSNIFRTLPPSDNPDFDPEEDDPTLEASWPHLQIVYEFFLRFLESAEFQPTIAKKHIDQKFVLQLLELFDSEDPRERDFLKTVLHRIYGKFLGLRAYIRKHINHIFLRFVYETEHFNGVGELLEILGSIINGFALPLKSEHKMFLNRVLIPLHKVKCLGLYHAQLAYCVVQFLEKDATLTENVVLGLLKYWPKTSSQKEVMFLGEIEEILDVIDPAQFKKVMVPLFKNIARCVSSPHFQVAERALYFWNNEYIMSLIEENSNVILPIMFSCLYRISKDHWNQTIVALVYNVLKTFMEMNSKLFDELTSSYKADRQKEKKKEKEREELWKQLEKLELDSKNSNPAGSNPNPGTSGPKS; encoded by the exons ATGGACTCCGTGGAA CCAAAGAGGCCAGGTATCAATCCTGCCCCTGCTACTAGTCACCCGGATCCATTTAATCGAAAGTCGGTGCGGAAACCTCAGAAACCCCATCAGAAAAAACAGCAAGGATCGTCCAGGTTTAGGTCCAAACCGAGTTTTGAAATCCAGCCTCTTGGTCTTTTGAAAG ACGTATCGCCAGGCGAGCAACAGGAATTGTTCATAAAAAAACTTCAACAATGCTGTGTAGTCTTCGATTTCATGGATCCAGTCAGTGACTTGAAGGGGAAGGAAATAAAGCGGGCATGTTTAAACGAACTTGTCGACTATATAGCATCGGGCCGTGGTGTCCTTACCGAGGCAGTTTATCCAAAAATCATCGAAATG GTTGACTCCAACATATTTAGGACTTTGCCGCCATCAGATAACCCTGACTTTGATCCAGAGGAAGATGACCCCACACTGGAAGCATCATGGCCTCACCTTCAG ATTGTCTACGAATTTTTCCTTCGATTTTTGGAGTCAGCTGAATTCCAACCTACCATTGCCAAGAAACACATTGATCAGAAATTTGTTTTACAG CTTTTAGAACTGTTTGATAGTGAAGATCCTCGTGAGCGAGATTTTCTGAAGACCGTCCTCCATAGAATATATGGAAAGTTCTTGGGACTCAGAGCATACATTCGAAAGCACATCAATCATATATTTTTAAG ATTTGTTTATGAGACTGAACATTTCAATGGAGTTGGTGAACTGTTAGAAATCTTAGGAAG CATTATCAATGGATTTGCTCTTCCTTTGAAGTCAGAGCATAAGATGTTTTTAAACCGAGTGTTGATCCCTCTTCACAAGGTGAAGTGTTTGGGCTTGTACCATGCCCAG CTGGCATATTGTGTAGTCCAGTTTTTAGAGAAGGATGCCACACTAACAGAAAAC GTTGTTTTAGGCTTACTAAAATATTGGCCCAAGACGAGCAGCCAAAAAGAG GTCATGTTTCTAGGTGAAATAGAAGAAATTCTAGATGTAATAGATCCTGCCCAGTTTAAAAAAGTTATGGTTCCGCTGTTTAAAAATATCGCAAGATGCGTATCAAGCCCTCACTTTCAG GTCGCTGAAAGAGCGCTCTACTTCTGGAACAACGAATACATTATGAGTCTGATCGAGGAAAATTCCAATGTTATCCTACCCATCATGTTTTCCTGTTTATATAGGATATCCAAAGACCACTGGAACCA AACCATCGTGGCGCTTGTTTATAACGTTTTGAAGACTTTCATGGAAATGAATTCAAAACTGTTTGATGAACTAACTTCATCGTACAAAGCCGATAGACAAAA ggaaaagaaaaaagagaaagaaagagaagagtTGTGGAAACAACTAGAAAAGCTGGAACTAGACTCCAAAAACTCGAATCCCGCGGGATCTAACCCAAATCCCGGCACGTCAGGACCTAAGAGCTGA